In the Prochlorococcus sp. MIT 1307 genome, one interval contains:
- the carA gene encoding glutamine-hydrolyzing carbamoyl-phosphate synthase small subunit, whose protein sequence is MPSLSANPAFLVLADGTLFEGNSFGSRGLALGEVVFNTGMTGYQEVLTDPSYFGQLVTFTYPEIGNTGVNSEDQEALHPSVKGVIVREFAQSPSNWRCMQSFESWLEKEKVVGISGLDTRALVRHIRNFGSMNGVISTDGKSSPAQLLEKVRNSPTMEGLNLADEVTTEATYLWNSTCDVEFDKRIKPHQGSPYRVVAIDFGIKRSILDRLVSHGCEVTVVPSNSDISSVLQLSPEGVFFSNGPGDPSAVTGGIALAKQLIEEANDLPLFGICLGHQILGLALGGQTYKLAYGHRGLNHPCGTTGQLEITSQNHGFALDPKSLPEERVEVTHFNLNDKTVAGIAFRNRPIFGIQYHPEASPGPHDADHHFSRFVSLMQERR, encoded by the coding sequence ATGCCTTCCTTATCCGCAAACCCAGCATTTTTGGTTCTTGCCGACGGCACTTTATTTGAAGGTAATTCTTTTGGATCGAGAGGGCTAGCACTTGGAGAAGTAGTCTTTAATACTGGAATGACTGGTTATCAAGAGGTTTTGACTGACCCCAGTTATTTTGGCCAATTAGTTACTTTTACATACCCTGAAATAGGTAATACTGGTGTTAATTCTGAAGATCAAGAGGCTTTACACCCATCTGTAAAAGGTGTAATTGTTCGTGAGTTTGCTCAGAGTCCTAGCAATTGGCGCTGTATGCAATCTTTTGAAAGTTGGCTTGAGAAAGAAAAAGTTGTTGGGATTAGTGGGCTAGATACTAGAGCGCTTGTAAGGCATATTCGTAATTTTGGATCAATGAATGGTGTTATTAGTACTGATGGAAAATCTTCTCCAGCGCAACTTTTAGAGAAAGTTAGAAATTCTCCAACTATGGAGGGGTTGAACTTGGCAGATGAAGTAACAACAGAAGCGACATATTTATGGAATTCGACTTGTGATGTTGAGTTTGATAAAAGGATTAAGCCTCATCAAGGTTCTCCTTACAGAGTTGTTGCTATTGATTTTGGTATTAAGCGTTCGATTCTTGACAGGCTCGTGTCCCATGGTTGTGAGGTCACTGTTGTTCCTTCAAACTCCGACATCTCTTCAGTTCTTCAATTATCACCAGAAGGGGTCTTCTTTTCGAATGGGCCAGGTGATCCTTCAGCTGTCACAGGAGGCATAGCTCTAGCTAAGCAATTAATTGAGGAAGCTAATGATCTGCCATTATTTGGTATTTGTTTGGGACACCAGATTCTTGGATTGGCTCTTGGAGGACAAACTTACAAGCTTGCCTATGGACATAGGGGGTTAAATCATCCTTGCGGTACAACTGGCCAACTTGAGATAACCAGTCAAAATCACGGTTTTGCTCTAGACCCCAAATCTCTTCCTGAGGAGAGAGTAGAAGTAACTCATTTCAACCTTAATGACAAAACTGTTGCAGGAATTGCTTTTAGGAATCGTCCGATTTTTGGCATCCAGTATCACCCTGAAGCCAGTCCAGGTCCACATGATGCAGATCATCACTTCTCACGTTTTGTCTCTCTGATGCAAGAACGACGCTAA
- a CDS encoding STAS domain-containing protein, producing MTVSLRGGFEQRQGCLVFSFTGQLDAYSEKQFKTYVEDVLNANLSSAVLELSNIDFLDSSGLGALVQIAKHCNDSKRSFTVVGNARVIQTIKLVRLEEFLHLVPDLNAAFTKLSA from the coding sequence TTGACAGTCTCGTTAAGAGGTGGTTTTGAGCAGAGGCAAGGTTGTCTGGTGTTTTCTTTCACTGGCCAGCTTGATGCTTACTCAGAGAAGCAGTTCAAAACTTATGTGGAGGATGTGCTTAATGCCAATCTCTCCTCTGCGGTTTTAGAACTTTCAAATATTGACTTCCTTGATTCTTCTGGATTGGGAGCTTTAGTTCAGATTGCAAAGCATTGCAATGACAGCAAACGTTCCTTCACTGTTGTTGGTAATGCCAGGGTTATTCAAACTATCAAATTGGTACGACTTGAAGAGTTCCTTCATTTGGTACCTGATTTGAATGCCGCCTTTACCAAACTTTCTGCTTGA
- a CDS encoding Mini-ribonuclease 3 gives MTNWIRVQVPSGSPEELGPLQLAWLGDAVWEMHQRLRYCQKPGRSKDLHVAVVSEVKASAQAKALLHLEPYLSDLEKDLVRRARNKAGRGPRKGQAAIYAKATGFETMIGWLFLQNPPRLAQLLDLLEQSDSYLQ, from the coding sequence TTGACTAACTGGATACGCGTCCAGGTTCCGTCAGGCTCTCCTGAAGAATTAGGTCCATTGCAATTAGCTTGGCTAGGTGATGCTGTTTGGGAGATGCATCAACGCTTGAGGTATTGCCAAAAACCTGGTCGCTCTAAAGATCTACACGTTGCTGTAGTTTCTGAAGTAAAGGCCTCTGCACAAGCAAAGGCACTTCTCCACTTGGAACCTTATCTTTCAGATTTAGAGAAGGACTTAGTGCGCCGAGCTCGTAATAAAGCTGGTCGAGGACCTCGTAAGGGGCAAGCAGCTATTTATGCGAAGGCCACAGGATTTGAGACAATGATTGGGTGGCTCTTTTTGCAAAATCCCCCGCGGTTGGCACAGCTTTTGGATCTACTGGAGCAGAGCGATTCTTATCTTCAATAG
- a CDS encoding DUF1816 domain-containing protein, whose translation MGPIHGLRRFGNNLGLAWWAKVETSAPNVTYWYGPFLTRRNLKVNLSSFLEDLSIEGSDSIKHTLVRERRGEPLTI comes from the coding sequence ATGGGCCCAATTCACGGGCTTCGCCGCTTTGGAAATAATCTTGGCTTGGCTTGGTGGGCCAAGGTAGAAACAAGTGCACCTAATGTTACTTACTGGTATGGTCCATTTTTAACTCGTAGAAATCTCAAGGTGAATCTTTCGAGCTTCTTAGAAGATCTTTCTATTGAGGGTTCTGATTCAATTAAACACACTTTGGTTCGTGAGCGTCGTGGTGAGCCACTCACTATCTAA
- the rlmB gene encoding 23S rRNA (guanosine(2251)-2'-O)-methyltransferase RlmB, giving the protein MDSRFDRSSNNLSRSGRSGGRRSQRKEAIPDKSLRREFSSEGRGPYRSKPEIKGEGQSRKDLSMNRNYRRNRSGQKSRYEKENDFEFSSSRTISSRGNNQRSFTRSSDQKRRRNASVSRKPRTQNIQPGNSFLNRNDFNSFDEKNLAEKPLTTDILWGRHVTQAALENGRPIHRIWCTPELRSSQRFLQLLRDAKSSGVLVEEVTWARLGQLTNGAVHQGIAIQTAAAQTLDLQTLIEGCNGLSEPPLLLALDGLTDPQNLGAIVRSAEAFGAHGLVLPQRRSAGLTGSVAKVAAGALEHLPVARVVNLNRSLEELKKAGYRIVGLAEEGNETLPEVDVEGPLVVVTGSEGKGISLVTRRHCDHLVRIPLRGVTPSLNASAATAVFLYEVARNGWMKGLKGQDPSPRMVRAKCASVSLESEESSFSANDQTEKKGGENNISNLLKVNSSLDDFQTGTCLNIEGDTDSGPFKQNIHL; this is encoded by the coding sequence ATGGACTCTCGTTTCGATCGTAGCTCTAATAATCTCTCTCGATCTGGCCGGTCTGGAGGTAGAAGATCTCAACGTAAGGAGGCAATTCCTGATAAATCTCTTAGAAGGGAATTTTCTTCGGAAGGTCGAGGACCTTATCGCTCAAAGCCTGAAATAAAGGGTGAGGGGCAAAGTCGAAAAGATTTATCTATGAATAGAAATTATCGGCGCAACAGATCAGGACAAAAATCTAGATACGAAAAAGAGAATGATTTTGAATTTTCCAGTTCTAGAACTATATCTAGTAGGGGGAATAACCAAAGGTCATTCACAAGATCATCTGATCAGAAAAGAAGAAGGAACGCTTCAGTTAGCAGAAAACCACGAACTCAAAATATTCAGCCAGGTAACTCATTCCTTAACAGAAACGATTTCAATTCATTTGATGAAAAAAATTTAGCAGAAAAACCTTTAACGACCGATATTCTCTGGGGACGACATGTCACTCAAGCAGCTCTTGAAAATGGGAGGCCTATCCATAGAATTTGGTGCACTCCTGAGTTAAGAAGTTCTCAAAGGTTTCTTCAGTTGCTTCGAGATGCTAAATCCTCAGGAGTGCTTGTTGAAGAAGTTACTTGGGCTCGTCTTGGTCAATTAACAAATGGTGCTGTTCATCAAGGAATAGCAATTCAGACAGCCGCCGCTCAAACCCTTGACTTGCAAACTCTTATTGAAGGATGCAATGGATTGTCTGAACCTCCACTTCTGCTGGCATTAGACGGACTCACGGACCCACAGAACTTAGGTGCAATTGTTCGTTCTGCTGAAGCTTTTGGTGCTCATGGCTTAGTTCTTCCTCAAAGGCGTAGCGCAGGTTTAACAGGGTCTGTAGCTAAAGTTGCAGCTGGTGCTTTAGAACATCTTCCTGTTGCAAGAGTAGTGAATTTAAATAGGTCTCTTGAAGAACTTAAAAAGGCTGGTTATCGAATTGTTGGCCTAGCGGAGGAAGGAAATGAGACATTGCCAGAGGTAGATGTTGAAGGGCCTTTAGTAGTTGTTACTGGGTCTGAGGGGAAAGGTATATCACTCGTGACGAGAAGGCACTGCGATCACTTAGTTAGGATTCCCTTGAGAGGTGTTACACCAAGTTTGAATGCTTCTGCTGCTACAGCAGTCTTTTTGTATGAAGTTGCTCGAAATGGCTGGATGAAGGGTTTGAAGGGTCAGGACCCTTCTCCAAGAATGGTCCGTGCAAAATGTGCTTCCGTGTCTTTGGAAAGCGAAGAGTCCAGTTTTTCTGCAAATGATCAAACGGAGAAAAAAGGTGGTGAAAACAATATTTCCAATCTGTTGAAGGTAAATTCTTCTTTGGATGATTTTCAGACCGGAACCTGTTTAAACATAGAGGGAGACACTGATTCTGGCCCTTTCAAACAGAACATTCACCTCTAA